The Myxococcales bacterium genome has a segment encoding these proteins:
- a CDS encoding inositol-3-phosphate synthase, which translates to MPLTNSAAPVDIRPAKGKLGILMPGMGAVATTFMAGVEATRRGLAKPIGSLTQMGTIRLGKRTDNRTPAIKDFVPLASLDDLVFGGWDLFPDNAYEAAAHAGVLNKEHLGQVKDFLSEIKPMPAVFEQEYVKRLTATHMKTGTSKADLAAQVIADIETFRKTNGCDRLVMVWCGSTEVYREPAACHRTLATFEKGLAESDPEIAPSQIYAYAALKSGVPYANGSPNLTLDTPALVELAKEKGLPITGKDFKTGQTFLKTLLAPGFKARLLGVEGWYSTNILGNRDGEVLDDPESFKSKEVSKTGVLDYILQPHLYPDLYGKLDHVVRINYYPPRGDNKEGWDNIDIFGWMGYQMQIKVNFLCRDSILAAPVVLDLALFLDLAHRSGMKGIQEWLSFYWKSPQTPEGLYPEHDIFIQLMKLKNTLRHLRGEDLITHLGNEYYD; encoded by the coding sequence ATGCCGCTGACGAATTCTGCAGCTCCAGTCGACATCCGCCCCGCCAAAGGCAAGCTGGGTATCCTGATGCCGGGCATGGGGGCCGTTGCCACGACCTTCATGGCAGGCGTGGAAGCCACGCGACGAGGCTTGGCGAAGCCAATTGGCTCACTGACTCAGATGGGAACGATTCGGCTGGGCAAGCGCACCGACAACCGGACGCCCGCCATCAAGGACTTCGTTCCCTTGGCCTCTCTCGACGACTTGGTGTTCGGTGGCTGGGATCTTTTCCCCGACAATGCCTACGAAGCTGCAGCGCACGCGGGTGTGCTCAACAAAGAACATCTGGGGCAGGTCAAGGACTTCCTCTCGGAGATCAAGCCCATGCCTGCGGTGTTCGAGCAGGAGTACGTCAAGCGCCTGACGGCGACCCACATGAAGACCGGCACGTCAAAGGCCGATCTTGCCGCGCAGGTGATCGCCGACATCGAGACCTTCCGAAAGACCAACGGATGCGACCGTTTGGTCATGGTGTGGTGTGGCTCGACCGAGGTCTACCGCGAGCCCGCAGCTTGCCACCGCACCTTGGCTACCTTTGAGAAGGGTCTGGCCGAGAGCGATCCCGAGATCGCGCCCTCCCAGATCTACGCTTACGCGGCGCTCAAGTCGGGCGTTCCTTACGCCAATGGCTCGCCCAACCTGACCTTGGACACCCCCGCCCTGGTCGAACTGGCCAAGGAAAAGGGGCTTCCGATTACGGGCAAGGACTTCAAGACCGGCCAGACCTTCCTAAAGACCCTCCTGGCTCCGGGCTTCAAGGCCCGCCTGCTGGGGGTCGAGGGGTGGTACTCCACCAACATCCTCGGCAACCGAGACGGTGAAGTGCTGGACGACCCCGAGTCGTTCAAGAGCAAAGAGGTCTCGAAGACGGGCGTGCTCGACTACATCCTGCAGCCGCACCTCTACCCGGATCTTTACGGCAAGCTGGACCACGTCGTTCGCATCAACTACTACCCTCCGCGCGGCGACAACAAGGAAGGCTGGGACAACATCGACATCTTCGGATGGATGGGGTACCAGATGCAGATCAAGGTGAACTTCCTCTGCCGCGACTCGATCCTCGCAGCACCGGTGGTCCTCGATCTGGCCCTCTTCCTCGATCTGGCGCATCGTTCGGGGATGAAGGGGATCCAGGAGTGGCTCTCCTTCTATTGGAAGTCGCCGCAAACGCCCGAGGGGCTCTACCCCGAGCACGACATCTTCATCCAGCTCATGAAGCTGAAGAACACGCTTCGGCACCTCCGCGGTGAAGATCTCATTACCCACCTCGGGAACGAGTACTACGACTAG
- the rpsB gene encoding 30S ribosomal protein S2 produces the protein MASIDNPITLRELMEAGVHFGHQTRRWNPKMKPYIFGARNGIHIVDLQYSVKAFRRAFTFLVNTVASGKPVLFVGTKKQAQDIIREQAQRCGQFYVTNRWLGGTLTNFQTVKGSIERLRSIDKMATDGTFERITKKETIQLTREKEKLERALGGIKDMGDLPGAVFIVDVVREHIAVDEARKLEIPLVGVVDTNCDPDVIDYAIPGNDDAIRSIKLFATKVADACMLGQKLARERAVRAQTVQPSDDGQTIRVSSGGEGPKVEIVSRRRTDLPAPEAAASPEGDGSGGTE, from the coding sequence ATGGCTTCGATCGACAACCCGATTACGCTGCGCGAGCTGATGGAAGCCGGCGTTCACTTTGGTCACCAGACACGCCGCTGGAACCCGAAGATGAAGCCCTACATCTTCGGTGCCCGCAACGGCATCCACATCGTGGACCTTCAGTATTCGGTCAAGGCGTTCCGCCGCGCCTTCACCTTCCTGGTGAACACCGTGGCTTCCGGCAAGCCGGTACTCTTCGTGGGCACGAAGAAGCAAGCACAAGACATCATCCGGGAGCAGGCCCAGCGCTGTGGCCAGTTCTACGTCACGAACCGTTGGTTGGGTGGAACCCTCACCAACTTCCAAACGGTGAAGGGCTCGATCGAGCGCCTCAGGTCTATCGATAAGATGGCCACCGACGGAACCTTCGAGCGCATCACGAAGAAGGAGACCATTCAGCTCACGCGCGAAAAAGAGAAGCTCGAGCGTGCTCTGGGTGGCATCAAGGACATGGGCGATTTGCCCGGCGCGGTTTTCATCGTGGACGTCGTGCGGGAGCACATCGCCGTGGACGAGGCGCGCAAGCTGGAGATTCCGCTCGTGGGCGTGGTCGACACGAACTGCGACCCCGACGTCATCGACTACGCCATCCCTGGCAACGACGACGCCATTCGCTCGATCAAGCTGTTCGCCACGAAGGTCGCCGACGCGTGCATGTTGGGGCAAAAGCTGGCCCGCGAGCGCGCCGTGCGTGCTCAAACGGTACAGCCCTCCGACGACGGCCAGACGATCCGCGTGTCTTCGGGTGGCGAAGGTCCAAAGGTGGAGATCGTGTCCCGCCGCCGTACCGACTTGCCGGCTCCCGAAGCGGCTGCGTCCCCCGAGGGCGACGGCTCGGGCGGCACCGAGTAA
- the tsf gene encoding translation elongation factor Ts yields MAEVTASMIKDLRERTGAGMSDCKKALVECDADMEKAIDYLRRKGIASAAKKAGRIASEGGAFTYLHGSRIGVLLEVNCETDFVGRGDDFQNFGREVCMQIAAMHPSYVSPEDVPAEALEREKAVRTEAAKTSGKPEAVWAKIVEGQIQKWYKDICLLEQVWVKDPDGKKTIRDLQTELTAKTGENCRVRRFVRFEVGEGLEKRSDDFVEEVKRQAGQA; encoded by the coding sequence ATGGCCGAAGTTACCGCATCGATGATCAAGGACCTGCGTGAGCGCACCGGCGCCGGCATGTCGGACTGCAAAAAGGCACTCGTGGAGTGCGACGCCGACATGGAAAAAGCGATCGACTACCTGCGCCGCAAGGGCATCGCCAGCGCGGCAAAGAAAGCCGGGCGCATCGCCTCCGAAGGGGGCGCGTTCACCTATCTACACGGAAGCCGCATCGGCGTTCTTCTCGAGGTGAACTGCGAAACCGACTTCGTAGGTCGCGGCGACGATTTCCAAAACTTCGGCCGCGAGGTCTGCATGCAGATCGCTGCCATGCACCCGAGCTACGTGAGTCCCGAAGATGTGCCGGCCGAGGCGCTCGAGCGCGAGAAGGCCGTCCGAACCGAGGCGGCCAAGACCAGCGGCAAGCCCGAAGCGGTGTGGGCCAAGATCGTCGAGGGCCAGATCCAAAAGTGGTACAAGGACATCTGCTTGCTCGAGCAGGTTTGGGTCAAGGATCCCGATGGAAAGAAGACCATTCGTGATCTCCAAACCGAGCTGACTGCCAAGACGGGCGAGAACTGCCGCGTGCGCCGCTTCGTGCGCTTCGAGGTGGGAGAGGGCCTGGAGAAGCGGTCGGACGACTTCGTCGAAGAAGTCAAGCGTCAGGCCGGTCAGGCCTGA